The Veillonellaceae bacterium genome includes a window with the following:
- a CDS encoding sigma-E processing peptidase SpoIIGA, with translation MYVYVDVLLCVNVIMNTILLIITAWLARISFAWWRVILAACLGALYVIGGALLEFAIFYTPIFKLFVSFSLIFIAFEFKTWRAFLLQIAVFYITSFILGGAVLGWLFFWCSGNPFSQLGKEISTSWILLTGGIFVCFALLSIVTKFVLNRMLRQRTLYQTEAKYNDKSVVFTAMLDTGNALYTILGRRPVVLVNQTTIEQLMDDCVAKFLKDCPSEQWFENLEACGDDAWLSRVQIIPYQSVGINNLLLGFRPDILVIKTERGIIETDNVVLGLYRGELAKNNMYQALLHPAILKA, from the coding sequence ATGTATGTTTACGTAGATGTGCTACTTTGCGTCAACGTAATAATGAATACCATTCTTTTGATAATAACGGCGTGGCTAGCGCGTATATCATTTGCTTGGTGGCGGGTCATTTTAGCGGCATGCTTGGGAGCGCTATATGTAATTGGCGGTGCGTTACTGGAATTTGCAATTTTTTATACGCCAATCTTTAAATTATTTGTTTCTTTTTCGCTTATCTTTATAGCTTTTGAGTTTAAGACATGGAGAGCATTCTTATTACAAATTGCAGTGTTTTATATCACTTCATTTATCCTAGGGGGGGCGGTACTCGGTTGGTTGTTTTTTTGGTGTTCGGGAAATCCCTTTTCTCAGCTGGGTAAAGAGATTTCAACATCATGGATATTATTAACCGGAGGAATCTTTGTATGTTTCGCACTATTGTCTATTGTAACTAAGTTTGTACTAAATCGTATGCTTCGCCAGCGTACGTTATACCAGACAGAAGCTAAATATAACGATAAATCGGTTGTTTTCACGGCAATGCTTGATACCGGCAATGCTCTTTATACAATCTTAGGACGGAGGCCTGTCGTCTTAGTAAATCAAACTACTATTGAACAGCTTATGGATGATTGTGTAGCAAAATTTTTAAAAGATTGCCCATCCGAACAATGGTTTGAAAACTTAGAAGCATGTGGTGATGACGCTTGGCTGTCACGTGTGCAGATTATCCCATACCAATCGGTAGGAATAAATAACTTACTGCTAGGTTTTCGGCCTGATATATTAGTGATTAAGACTGAACGCGGAATAATAGAAACAGATAATGTCGTTTTAGGTCTATATCGAGGTGAATTAGCAAAAAATAATATGTACCAAGCTTTATTACATCCCGCGATTCTCAAGGCTTAA